GGCATCAGCGACGGGTCGAAGTAGTCCACGTCGAAGGTGATGAACACGTCGTCGCCCAGGGCATCGAACGCGCGCTCCTGCCACGCGTCGTCGGCCCACATCTCGTCGGCGAAGATGGTGGTGATGCTGCCCTCGCGCTCGCGGATCAGCGCGCGCTCCTCGCTGGTGATGGCGCGGATGCCCACCTGCACCAGGTCCGCGCGGTCGATGCACTGCGCCATCACCGCCGCGTGCGAGAACGCCGACCCCTCGTACTCCAGCCGCAGGTCGCCGTGCGCGTCGAACTGCAGGATGGTCAGGCGGCGCCCCTCGCCCAAACGGTCCGCATGCGCCAGTACCGGCGCGCTGGTGATGCTGTGCTCGCCGCCCAAGCCGATGACGAGACGGTCCCCCGCCTCGGCGAGGATGGCGTCGTAGCACTCGCGCAGCTCGCGGACGGCCGACTCGGGCCCGGCGCTCGTCAGGTGGAGGGCGGGCAGCGTGCACACGCCCACGTCGGGCCCGGGCTCGCCATCCAGCTCCTGGTCGTACAGCTCGATGAAGCGCGACGCCTGGATGATGGCGTCGGGCCCCAGCTTGGTGCCGCCCTGGTAGCTGACGGTGCTCTCGTACGGAATGGGCAGGATGACCACGCCGGCGTTCTGCCACGTGGCCGCGTCGCCTTCCAGCCCCAGGAAGTTGCGGGGCAGCTCCCAGGGAAGCTCCTGGAGCGCGGCGGGAATCTGGTCGCTCATCTATCGATCGGGCTCGGTGGTTGTCGTCGGATCAGGACGCCGAAAAGAAGGCACACGCCGAGCCGCGTCAAGCACGACGCGCGCTTCCCTTCGCGAGGGCACCCGCCCCATCTTCCTGACATGACTCCCGACACGGTTCCGGTTCGCGACTTCATCCACGTCCTGCTGCAGCCGGCGGGCGCCTCGTCCATTCTCGACATTGGCTGCGGGCGGGGCGAAGACCTGCGGCAGATCGCCCAGCTTACCGGGGGAGACGCGCGCCTGGTGGGGATCGATGCGTCCGAGGCGACCATCGCGGACGCCAGGCGGGGGGCCGCGGACGATTCCCGGTACTCGTTCCTGGCGCACGACGTCACCACAGGCCTGCC
This DNA window, taken from Longimicrobium sp., encodes the following:
- the speB gene encoding agmatinase gives rise to the protein MSDQIPAALQELPWELPRNFLGLEGDAATWQNAGVVILPIPYESTVSYQGGTKLGPDAIIQASRFIELYDQELDGEPGPDVGVCTLPALHLTSAGPESAVRELRECYDAILAEAGDRLVIGLGGEHSITSAPVLAHADRLGEGRRLTILQFDAHGDLRLEYEGSAFSHAAVMAQCIDRADLVQVGIRAITSEERALIREREGSITTIFADEMWADDAWQERAFDALGDDVFITFDVDYFDPSLMPATGTPEPGGPRWYPTLKLLRRVFEEKNVIGVDVVELAPMGGNSAPDFVVAKLVYKMIAYHSLSKRRG